From Brassica oleracea var. oleracea cultivar TO1000 chromosome C3, BOL, whole genome shotgun sequence, a single genomic window includes:
- the LOC106331517 gene encoding ATP-dependent 6-phosphofructokinase 7-like, with protein MSSPKIVNGPGGYTLQDVPHLIDYLPDLPTYQNPLKDNPAYSVVKQYFVDTEDTVPEKIIVHKDGPRGIHFRRAGPRQKVYFESDEVHACIVTCGGLCPGLNTVIREIVSSLSHMYGVKRILGIDGGYRGFYAKNTIPLTSKVVNDIHKRGGTILGTSRGGHDTKKIVDSIQERGINQVYIIGGDGTQRGASKIFEEIRKRGLKVAVVGIPKTIDNDIPVIDRSFGFDTAVEEAQRAINAAHVEAESNENGIGFVKLMGRHSGFIAMYATLASRDVDCCLIPESPFYLEGEGGLFEYIEKRLKEHGHMVIVLAEGAGQEMMTKSMETNTLEDASGNKVLKDVGLWLSQSIKDHFKKIKMVMNLKYIDPTYMIRAIPSNAADNVYCTLLAQSAVHGAMAGYTGYTSGLVHGRQTYIPFYRITEKQNSVVITDRMWARLLSSTNQPSFLGPKHVSEENKETPPDGENCNGVVDIPQVTKE; from the exons ATGTCTAGTCCGAAGATCGTCAACGGTCCCGGTGGTTATACACTACAAGACGTTCCCCATCTCATCGATTATCTTCCTGACCTTCCG ACTTATCAGAATCCATTAAAAGACAATCCAGCTTACTCAGTGGTTAA GCAATACTTTGTTGATACAGAAGATACTGTACCTGAGAAG ATTATAGTCCACAAGGATGGTCCAAGAGGAATCCATTTCAGACGCGCGGGTCCACGCCAAAAGGTTTACTTTGAGTCCGATGAAGTCCATGCATGTATTGTTACATGTGGAGGTCTCTGTCCTGGCCTCAATACCGTGATTAGAGAAATCGTGAGCAGCTTATCTCACATGTACGGAGTAAAAAGAATCCTTGGAATCGAT GGTGGATACAGAGGTTTCTATGCAAAGAACACTATCCCCTTAACCTCTAAAGTCGTGAACGATATCCACAAACGAGGAGGAACAATCTTGGGAACCTCACGAGGTGGGCATGATACCAAAAAGATTGTTGATAGCATCCAAGAGCGGGGTATCAACCAGGTTTACATCATCGGTGGAGACGGAACACAGAGAGGAGCTTCAAAAATATTTGAG GAGATCAGAAAGCGTGGACTTAAAGTTGCTGTGGTTGGAATACCGAAGACGATCGATAACGATATACCAGTAATTGATAGATCTTTTGGGTTTGACACTGCTGTGGAGGAGGCTCAACGAGCGATCAACGCAGCACACGTTGAAGCTGAGAGTAATGAGAATGGTATCGGTTTTGTAAAGCTTATGGGTCGTCACAGTG GATTCATAGCGATGTATGCTACATTAGCAAGCAGAGATGTTGATTGCTGCTTGATTCCAGAGTCACCATTTTACCTTGAAGGAGAAGGTGGACTCTTTGAGTACATAGAGAAACGGCTCAAGGAGCATGGTCACATGGTGATTGTTCTTGCTGAAGGAGCAGGTCAAGAAATGATGACGAAAAGCATGGAGACTAATACTCTTGAGGACGCGTCTGGTAACAAGGTTCTTAAAGATGTCGGCTTGTGGCTATCACAAAGCATCAAG GATCATTTCAAGAAGATCAAGATGGTGATGAATCTCAAATATATTG ATCCTACATACATGATCAGGGCGATTCCAAGCAATGCGGCAGACAATGTATACTGTACGCTTCTAGCTCAGAGCGCGGTTCATGGTGCAATGGCTGGTTACACCGGCTACACCAGTGGTCTTGTCCATGGAAGACAAACATACATCCCTTTCTAC AGGATAACAGAGAAACAGAACAGTGTGGTGATTACGGATAGAATGTGGGCAAGGCTGTTGTCTTCTACTAATCAGCCAAGTTTCTTGGGTCCTAAGCATGTATCTGAGGAGAATAAGGAGACGCCGCCTGACGGTGAAAACTGTAACGGAGTTGTGGATATTCCTCAAGTGACTAAAGAGTAA